A genomic segment from Bernardetia sp. encodes:
- a CDS encoding recombination protein NinG, whose translation MLSRYIRQRDTECITCGSTYGLQCGHFIGRTAMSTRFDERNCNAQCGACNSNEHGDFDAYKYRIDEKWGEGTADELVRLSKQIKKYDEYELQELIKKYR comes from the coding sequence GTGCTATCAAGATATATCAGACAGCGAGATACTGAGTGTATTACTTGTGGTTCTACTTATGGATTACAATGCGGACACTTTATAGGAAGAACAGCCATGTCCACTCGCTTTGATGAAAGGAATTGTAATGCTCAATGTGGAGCATGTAATTCTAATGAACATGGAGATTTTGATGCTTATAAATATCGGATAGATGAAAAATGGGGAGAAGGTACAGCTGATGAATTAGTAAGGCTATCTAAGCAAATAAAAAAGTATGATGAATACGAATTACAAGAACTAATAAAAAAGTACAGATGA
- a CDS encoding toprim domain-containing protein yields the protein MYYNEFVKLGIDAPNVTQGKKKAICPKCNGGSKNEKSLRLYYESGYYQCHRATCGWRGFASKKKEYTRPEWKNNTTLPSRTVKWFEDRGISQKTLKSANVSVDEKGNIEFNYFRGTELINVKTRYEIQGNKTFKQVAGAEKIVYNYNSLEGKKKCIIVEGEIDVLSWIEAGVSKEYGIISVDQGAGVVGSNLGGKLDCIKTCAIELDEIDEFFICTDKDAPGVYLQTELARRLGEYRCSVIDLPKGIKDSNEVLQQKEFDKSARIQTLKLQLKNAKPVDVGGIYRLDIDTKETMLNLYDNGREKGKSTHFKKLDTHFTFLKGDVTLFTGIPGMGKSQFLRQLMVNKSYFDSWKWACFVPEDFPADYFFEDLVHIYTGQSSDKEAKDRVSKEDFISAMDFISDHFFLIYSDANPKTSMSLPDNKWINERIRFLKLKHGINAYVKDPWNKIAHNFQYREDQYLANELTAEGYFAKQFDAAIYVAHPVGTKIMKNKEGEYKVPGPYDISGGSMWLNMMDNILTVHRPNKVGLPNDRTVEIHVQKIRKKKVVGKEGAVDFFFDKYKSRYYEDHNSHTYNPMEDEGKSISDDEDLPF from the coding sequence ATGTATTACAACGAGTTTGTCAAGCTTGGTATAGATGCTCCTAATGTTACACAAGGGAAAAAGAAAGCAATTTGCCCTAAGTGTAATGGAGGTTCTAAAAATGAAAAGTCATTACGACTTTACTATGAAAGTGGTTATTACCAATGTCATAGAGCTACTTGTGGATGGAGAGGGTTTGCATCTAAGAAAAAAGAATATACTCGTCCTGAGTGGAAAAACAATACTACTCTTCCTTCAAGAACTGTAAAATGGTTTGAGGATAGAGGTATATCTCAAAAAACACTTAAATCAGCCAATGTTAGTGTTGATGAAAAAGGAAATATAGAATTCAATTATTTCAGAGGAACGGAGCTCATCAATGTAAAGACAAGATATGAGATTCAAGGAAACAAAACATTCAAACAAGTCGCAGGAGCAGAAAAAATAGTATACAATTATAACTCGCTTGAAGGAAAAAAGAAGTGCATTATTGTAGAAGGAGAAATTGATGTACTCAGTTGGATAGAAGCAGGAGTATCTAAAGAATATGGAATTATTAGTGTGGACCAAGGAGCAGGAGTAGTAGGTTCTAATTTAGGAGGAAAATTAGATTGTATTAAAACTTGTGCTATAGAGCTTGATGAAATAGACGAATTTTTTATTTGTACCGATAAAGATGCTCCTGGAGTATATCTCCAAACAGAACTAGCAAGACGATTGGGAGAATACCGCTGTTCAGTAATTGATCTACCCAAAGGAATAAAAGATTCTAACGAAGTATTACAACAAAAAGAATTTGATAAAAGTGCTAGGATACAAACTCTAAAATTACAGCTTAAAAATGCTAAGCCTGTTGATGTAGGAGGAATATATCGCCTTGATATAGATACTAAAGAAACAATGTTGAATCTCTACGATAATGGTAGAGAAAAAGGAAAATCAACACATTTCAAAAAGCTAGATACACATTTTACTTTTCTAAAAGGAGATGTTACTCTTTTTACAGGAATACCAGGCATGGGTAAGTCTCAATTTTTAAGACAGCTGATGGTTAATAAATCTTATTTCGATTCTTGGAAATGGGCATGTTTTGTTCCTGAAGATTTTCCAGCAGATTATTTCTTTGAAGATTTAGTACACATCTATACAGGACAGTCTTCAGACAAAGAAGCTAAAGACAGAGTTTCTAAAGAAGATTTTATATCAGCAATGGATTTTATATCTGATCATTTCTTTTTGATTTATTCAGATGCCAATCCTAAAACAAGTATGTCGTTACCTGATAACAAATGGATTAATGAGAGGATTCGATTTTTAAAACTCAAGCATGGCATCAATGCTTATGTAAAGGATCCTTGGAATAAAATCGCTCATAATTTTCAGTATAGAGAAGATCAATATTTAGCTAACGAGCTAACAGCTGAAGGATATTTTGCTAAACAATTTGATGCAGCAATTTATGTAGCACACCCAGTAGGTACTAAAATAATGAAAAACAAAGAGGGAGAATATAAAGTACCTGGTCCTTATGATATTTCAGGAGGATCTATGTGGCTCAATATGATGGATAATATTCTTACTGTTCATCGACCAAATAAAGTAGGATTACCCAACGATCGTACTGTAGAAATTCATGTTCAAAAAATACGAAAGAAAAAAGTAGTAGGAAAAGAAGGTGCAGTAGACTTCTTTTTTGATAAGTATAAAAGTAGGTATTACGAAGATCATAATTCTCATACCTACAATCCAATGGAAGACGAAGGAAAATCAATAAGCGATGACGAAGACCTCCCTTTCTAA
- a CDS encoding DEAD/DEAH box helicase, whose amino-acid sequence MIELREYQKQAIVQTKEALAQFDRVCAVMPTGAGKSTVFSRFVQICIRNKKRVLFFVHSKELVEQFAQCLIMQFDIPSGIIMSKIKPKPHRLVQVASVQTLVRRERPEADVVIIDECHRSKAKSYEKIISWYPKAKIIGLTATPFRADGKPLGEIYQNIVHPVKIRELMEMGYLVPTKVFVPKQSVNMEGVKTKAGDYDIGEMANRFSDNGVVDGVVENYLKFAKGKKMIVFNVNVEHSKLVNNKFLENGIPSAHLDGTTSKAIRSQIINQFRNDEIRVLNNVALFTEGFDVPDTDGVILNRATKSEGLYVQMVGRGLRLAEGKTECIVLDHGDNTIRFGFVEDYDQRPFKLNEKKQERESKPRKCKQCNQGIMKHTHTDEEKIYSACTSCGFEMSRERKKKLNLGESAEFVLLERDAIVVEKLYKAPYSKVKQGKIPLSELRLYEKLKKYKKGWSVHAAIDSGLVDVDKDNPNAFKEVNFILSMAEKQADTERILKEINEQS is encoded by the coding sequence ATGATTGAATTAAGAGAATATCAAAAACAAGCTATTGTGCAAACCAAAGAAGCTCTTGCACAATTTGATCGAGTATGTGCAGTAATGCCAACAGGAGCAGGTAAATCAACTGTCTTTTCAAGATTTGTTCAAATATGTATTCGCAATAAAAAACGAGTATTGTTTTTTGTTCATTCCAAAGAATTGGTAGAACAATTTGCACAATGTCTCATCATGCAATTTGATATTCCTTCAGGCATTATCATGTCAAAAATAAAACCTAAGCCTCACAGACTAGTTCAAGTGGCTAGTGTACAAACTTTGGTAAGAAGAGAACGCCCAGAAGCTGATGTAGTGATTATTGATGAGTGTCATCGCTCCAAAGCAAAAAGTTATGAAAAAATTATTAGTTGGTATCCTAAAGCAAAAATTATTGGTTTAACAGCTACTCCCTTCAGAGCAGATGGAAAACCACTAGGAGAAATTTATCAAAACATTGTCCATCCTGTAAAAATTAGAGAATTGATGGAAATGGGATACTTAGTTCCAACTAAAGTTTTTGTTCCTAAACAATCCGTGAATATGGAGGGAGTAAAAACCAAAGCAGGAGATTATGATATCGGAGAAATGGCAAATAGATTTTCTGATAATGGCGTAGTGGATGGAGTGGTAGAAAATTATTTAAAATTTGCCAAAGGCAAAAAGATGATAGTTTTCAATGTGAATGTAGAACATTCCAAATTGGTAAATAATAAATTCTTAGAAAATGGAATTCCTTCTGCTCATTTGGATGGAACAACAAGCAAAGCGATAAGAAGCCAAATCATTAATCAATTTAGAAATGACGAAATAAGAGTACTCAACAATGTAGCTCTTTTTACTGAGGGATTTGATGTTCCTGATACTGATGGAGTGATTCTTAATCGAGCCACAAAGAGTGAGGGATTATATGTCCAAATGGTAGGTAGAGGACTTCGTCTTGCTGAAGGAAAAACAGAATGTATTGTTCTAGATCATGGAGATAATACCATTCGCTTTGGATTTGTAGAAGATTATGATCAACGTCCTTTCAAACTTAATGAAAAGAAACAAGAAAGAGAAAGCAAACCTAGAAAATGCAAACAATGCAATCAAGGCATCATGAAGCATACTCATACTGATGAGGAAAAGATTTATTCTGCTTGTACGAGTTGTGGATTTGAAATGTCAAGAGAAAGAAAAAAGAAATTGAATCTAGGAGAAAGTGCAGAATTTGTTTTGTTGGAAAGAGATGCCATTGTTGTAGAAAAATTATACAAAGCTCCTTACTCAAAAGTAAAACAAGGAAAGATTCCTTTATCAGAGTTGAGACTTTATGAAAAGCTCAAAAAATACAAAAAAGGTTGGTCAGTTCATGCTGCAATAGATTCAGGACTAGTAGATGTAGATAAAGACAATCCTAATGCATTTAAGGAAGTCAATTTTATTTTAAGCATGGCAGAAAAACAAGCAGATACAGAAAGAATTTTAAAAGAAATCAATGAGCAATCATGA
- a CDS encoding DUF1064 domain-containing protein, with product MKEQMTAEEYREFIKNKSSKNKYNAKKTMYEGVLYDSRKEAFYAAKLDLRIKAGEIQSWERQYPIELEAYGAKSCTYRIDFKVILSDGSIEYHEVKGKETALWKVKWKMTQAYMEKHEPEATLVLIK from the coding sequence ATGAAAGAACAAATGACAGCAGAGGAATATAGAGAGTTCATCAAAAACAAAAGCTCTAAGAACAAATACAACGCAAAAAAAACGATGTATGAAGGAGTACTCTATGATTCTAGAAAAGAAGCATTCTATGCAGCAAAATTAGATTTAAGAATCAAAGCTGGAGAGATACAAAGTTGGGAAAGACAATACCCTATTGAGTTAGAAGCCTACGGAGCAAAGTCATGTACTTATAGAATTGATTTTAAAGTCATCCTTTCTGATGGTTCAATTGAGTATCACGAAGTCAAAGGAAAAGAAACTGCTCTATGGAAAGTAAAATGGAAAATGACTCAAGCATATATGGAAAAACACGAACCTGAAGCAACATTAGTTTTAATCAAATAA